The following is a genomic window from Candidatus Obscuribacter sp..
AAAGCTAGTAAATCCGGCGGTAGCAGCGGCACAGGTGGCGAGCTGTGTAAATGCCTCCGGCATGGGCGGCCAGGGGGTGGTGCTAAGCGGATCAATGGAGTCATAGCGGTATCCAGTGCGGTCAGTGACCCAGCCGCAGCTGCCACAGTTGGTCATTGCCACAGACATTTCAAAACCACCAGGAGTGATCATGTGTCTAAAAGGCGCTTGAGTGATCACTGTGTCGACGCCTGTCATAATTGCGGTTTGGTCTTTTAATGCGTAGCCGCGCAAGATCACAGCACCACTCTCCAGTGGCTCCTGCCATGATATTTGACTATCGCTAAAGAGATTAAGGGTCATGGTGTGGTGCTTGACTCGCGCTTGAGCAGCTCTCTTTTGCGCTCCACACCCCAGCGATAGCCCGATATCGATCCGTCGCTGCGCACGACACGGTGACAGGGTATGGCGATTGCGATGGCGTTAGCGGCACAGGCTGTGGCGACAGCACGCACTGATTGAGGTGAGCCGATCTTGTTGGCGACATCAGTGTAGCTTACTGTGGTGCCTGGCGGTATCTCGCGCAGTGCTTGCCACACTCTTTGTTGAAATGCCGTACCTCTCACATCGAGCGGCAAATCCAGTCCGATTGCTGGCGCCTCGACAAAACCCACTACCTGCGCCACTATCTCTGCAAAGCTCTCGTCATCTCCGATAATATTGGCATGGGGAAATCTATCCTGCAAGTCGCAAGCCAGCTCATGGGCATCGTCTCCCAGTAGTATTGAGCAGATGCCGCGCTCGCTTTTGGCGACGAGCAAGGCACCCAGCGAGCACTGAGCTATGGCAAAGCGTATCTCAGTATTGGCGCCGCCGGCTTTGTAATCAGATGGCTTCATGCCGAGTACATTGTCGCTCTCTGTATAAAATCTGCCAGCTGAGTTATATCCGGCGTCGTAGATTGCTGTGGTCACGGTGTCTGCCTCGTTTAGTTTGTCGCGCATTATTTGGGCTCTCTGAGCCTGTCCGTATGCTTTGGGTGTCAGCCCGGTGATTGATTTAAACAGACGGTGGAAGTGATAAGTGCTCAACCCAGCATGACTGGCAAGCTCATCTAAAGACGGGATAGTAGCTGCTGCCTGGGCTGATGTTGCTATCAATTGGCAGGCATCAGATATGGTGGCGGTGTGTTGCTGTGCTAGAGATTGTTTGTCGGGTTTGCAGCGCTTGCATGGTCTAAATCCAGCTGCCACTGCCTCGTCTTGGGTGTCGTAAAAAGCGATATTAGCCGGTAGGGGCAGTCTCGCACCACACGAGGGACGGCAGTATACACCTGTTGTTTTTACCGAGTAGTAAAACTGTCCATCACAGGATTTGTCGCGCCTTGTCAGTGCTTCCCAGCGTTTGTCGCTGCTAGCGACTGTGCTGGCTGTTTCGTCTAGCTGGCGCTGGTTTGGCGCTTTGGTAGGATTTATCTTTGACATGCTGTTAATTTAACACCTTGCCGCAAGCCTGACACTCCAGATCTTGCTTTTGAATTTGGCAGCAGGCAGCTGCCGCTTTAATTTGTGCTAAAAATGCCACTGTGATGCCGTCTTAAGCGTAGTTTTACCATTTACCCTGGGGCGGCTAGTGTGCAAAATGACACTGGCTCAATAATGTGAGTGTCTTTTGCCTGAGGTCCGTTGTGTTTTTACATCCGCTTGATTTTCCCCTGGTGTCTTACTTTGTCAACTGGCGCGATGCGGCCGGTCTGTATGTCCTGGGCACAATCGGCGTTTGTGTCTGTATAGCCGCTTGTGGTGCCTGCTGGTACCAGATCGCCAACGACCCGGGCGACTAGGGATGATGCTGTATCATTAGCCCTGCAATCCACAGTAGGTGCTATATGACCAATCAGCAAGAGCAAGCTCACCGCACACAACGCGCCAGTGCCCACGACTGGGATGCGCGATATCGTGATGCCGATCTCCCTTGGGATAGCGGCACTCCTGCCGATGAGCTTGTGGCGTATTTTGCCAGTCTGGCCAAGGATAATCTGCCTGGGGCGGTGCTGGAGGTCGGCTGTGGCACTGGGACCAATGCGGTCTGGCTGGCTCAGCAAGGCTGCAAGGTGACGGCTACTGAGATCGCGCCTACGGCTCTTGCGATGGCGCAGGAGCGCGCGCAAAAGGCTGGCGTGGAGGTGGAGCTGGGTCTTATCGATATTTGTGTCACAGCGCCTGTGGCAGCGGCTTCGCAGGATTTTGCTTTTGATCGTGGTGTCTATCACGTCATCCCTGTTGCCTCGCGTCCTGCTTTTGTCGCCAGTCTCGCTGCAGGGCTCAAGACCGGCGGTCACTGGTTGAGCGTGGCAGGCAGCAAAGACGAGCACAGAGACAATCCAGACGAGGGTCCGCCGCAGCTCAGTGCTGTGGAGCTGTTGCAGGATGTGGAGCCGTTATTTGCGTTGGTCAAGTTGGAGCGTAGTAGTTTTGTCCTGCCCAATGGCAAGGTCCACCTGGCGTGGGTGGCGTTGTATGCTAAGAGGTAGGGGTGCAGTTGGCGATCAATTTAGAGGATGAACAGTGGAAATAAACGGTCTGTTGCTGTATCTCGTTGTGCCGGCTATTATGCTCTGGGCTATATGGAAAAATGGAGTTGATTGATGGATGGCGAAGAGGGCCCAGAGCAGGATACTTTTCTGAACCTTGATAACGAGGGTGCGGTGGCGCGGGTGATTTGAGGGGCACATGGCGGTAGATGGCTTGCCCCTTTTATTTGGAATGGAAATAGAGCGGGAACGCGGCGCTTTGGCAACTGATAGTCAAATCTCATCTGCGGCGTGATAACTAGATAAGTGCGAGATTTCATTAAACGTCAGTCTATAAAATACATGACCTGAAGCTAACAAGATAAGCGGGATGCTGATTGCCAGCGAGGAGAGCTTGAGCGTCTTATTTGAGGGCATCAACCTGTTAGTGGCAAAGACAAGCCCTGCGACTAAAAACAGCACACATTGCAAGTAGACAACAAAGTTAAAAAGTAGCGGTCCCGTTACGTCCATGCTTCCACACCCACCATCGTCGTCACAGCTACTTGTGACCTCTACTTTGATTTTAATACTTGTGTGAGTGTTAGGTGGAGTGTGCTGTTACTGCTGTGTTAAGAGTGCTTTGAGATTGTGGACCGATTTTGTTAAATGGGAGGGTTTGCTGGTCTTGATTTGCTAATCCCAAAGCGACTTGCTATACCGCAACAAAGTGGCTCCATAGTCTTGCTTACTGTGACCGTCTAGATTGTAGCCATGCTTCTCGTAAAATCTGCGGGCGCGCTCGTTGACTGCAAATACCCATAGCTTGATTGTTTTGTAGCCTTGCGTTTTTAGAGTGGTCTCGCACCATTGTATGAGCGTATTGCCAAAACCGTTGCCCCAGGCTGCGGGATGTATATAGATGCGGTCTAGCAAGCCAGCGCTTTCATCATCCTCTTTGAGCGGTGCCACCGACGCAAATCCGACAATTTGCTCGCCGCGGATTAAGGCAATAGTCGCGCACTCGTTATTGGCAAAACGCCTCTCCCATGCTTCTTCGCAGTATGCTAGCGAGCGTGCTTTTACATAGTCTGCAATTGTGCTGCTAAATGTATCTTTAATCGCATAGCAGTGCACGATCGCAAGCGCGCGAGCATCCTGGGGCGTAGCCAGGCGTGTTGTGCAGGTCGGTGTGCAGTCTGGTGTGTCACGATAGAGTAAATATGATGGATGATACAGTCCGGTAGGTTGGTAGTACTGTGCTGCCGTGCCGATAAATCCAAGCTTAAGCAAGGTGTTGCGCGACGACTGGTTGTCCGGGTGATGACCGGCAAAGATTGCTTTGGCTAGCTGATTTGCAAAGGCATATCTGATAACGCGCTGACCGACTTCAGTGGCTAGTCCTTGTCCCCAGTATGCGGGCTTGAGGTGAAATCCTAGCTCTAGTGTGTCAGCGGCATATGGGCGCAACCCTGCGCAACCAATGTGAGAATCATCAGATAAACTAAAGATTGGCCAGTATTGTATGTGGTGCTCTTGTGCGTTTTTGAGTTCTGCTGCGAGCCGCTGAGTGACTTGCTCTTGTGTCAGCGGGTCTTTAGTAAACAAGCGGGTGACCTGTGGGTCGCCCCATAGCGACATGGCTGCTGTCAGGTCATCGGCTTGCCACCATCTAAAGCCGACTCGCGCGCTTTGCATAAAATACTGATTGGGGCTGGCTGGTGTCATTTGGGTTTGAGTTTTGTGTGCGCGTTTGCTGATAATGGCATTTGTGCTTGTCTGACGATTAGGGGTTGTGTTGTGTATGCCAGGTGGATCGGTTAAATGATCTCTCTTTGCTGCTCGGAGGCGAGAAAGCACTTGCCACTCAATATTCCAATCCAAATTGTGTCAACCTGACGCCCTGGTTCGACCTTGAAGTCGTAGTAGTCGCCACTTGTGTTTCTTATAAAAACCAATGGGCTGCCATGCCACAAGTTTAGCTGCGGATGTGGTGAATCCTGGGCGATTTCACTATCGTACATAACACGCCCGTCATGATAAGACCTAGATTGTATTTTGTCCGGGAATCTATCGTCAGCCACGTCACCCTGTCTGTGAAAAATATCCACATTTTGCAAAGGCACAGAGCCTCCATCTGTGTCTGAATGCCACGCCAAATATCTGTCGCCAACCAATAAAAAATTGTTGTCGTCAAAAAATGAGCAAAGCACGATTTCATTGTTAGGTGGAAGCGCTACCTTGCTTGCAATAGTGTCTTTGCGCCCTTTATCGAGATCGTGATAGTACAAGGTCCTATCGGTTACTTTTAGTCCGTGAGTTTCAAACCAGTATTGTAGTTTGCAGGAGCGGTTACAGTCAGGTTGTTGATTGTTGTGTGCTTTAGGAGTGTCAGTCGCACTCAAGGCGACCTCCTCTGCCGCTACGCTGCTTAGCGCTGTTATGACTGTTTGGATTGGAAACTGTTTTACCAGGTAAATCACGTGCCTGCGACCATCGACCTCTATCAAATACAGAAATTGACTATTGAATTTTAGGGCACAGTCCTTTGAGTTGACACCTACTGTTGGGGACCCCTCTTTGAGAACTCGATCTTGTAAGTAGTGATAATGATCAGCAGGATAAGCGGGATCTCCACTATCGGCAAGCATTCCGACATCTTTTATGTTGTTGAGCCTGACGGACTGAATGGTACGAGAATCGTTGAGCCATATCAATCGTCTTGTGGTAAGAACGCACTGTGCTGCCAATTGATGGATTGCAAAAATTGTTAGCTCGCCGGTTTCCAGTCTGATGGAATCTACAAGTAATTGTCCGTAAGGCTGGCGCTCGGGGAAGAGAGTGCAAAACTCTAATTCTTGTTCGGCGCCTGGAGTATTGACACGCAGTTCAAATTCTTTTCGTATTGGCTCACCAATTAGTTCCCTGATTTCTGTATCCGATAAATCGCTGAGAATTGCCATGAATAGTGAGTCCGGTTGCTGTTTCTGAATTGTGCTTGGTCTTTTAGCTGTGCGGACATTGTACCCGGTGATGCTTTGGGATAAGCCGAGCGGGCTTAATGGTAATCACCGCAAGCTCTTACTGGCAGTTTCCGTTAGACTACAGACAGTTATTCTGTAAGTGAGAGAGACTGCCGTGAAAATAACCAATCTTGTATTGATTTTGGCGTTTTGCTTTTCTGCTGTTTCGCTGTCGTCAAAGGCTCAGACCGCTCCAGCTACTCTCAAAGATCAAACACCTGCTAAATCGCTAGTGTCGTTGTTTCCAATTTCAATGATTGCGGTGCTAGCAAATCCTGATAGGTACAAAGGCAAAGGCTGTAGGATTAATGGCTTCCTTCATTTGCAATACGAAGACCAGCATCTGTATGTCTCAAAAGAAGCTGCTGATTTTCTTTGTTCCGAAAATGCCATTGAATTGACTTTGGATAAAGATGTTCATCTAGAGCCAAGTGTGAGATTTAGGAGGAGCCTGGATTCTCATATCAAGGTGCTCGTGCAACACTTTGACGAAAAAATGGTTATGTTGGAAGGAGTATTTGATAAGAGCCTGAATCTGCATGTCTCGCGAATCTTGGAATTGGACTTTTACAAGAATCTCAAATAGGTTTGGATACCGAGTGGTTGCATCCGATATTTGTGCCTGCCCAATTAATCAGGATATTGCAGTGTCCAAAATGTTTTAGTGACTGTTCAATCCAACACACCAACATATTGATCTAACTGATCTAACCATCACTTCGTAAAGTGTCCGTAACATCGTAGTAGATCTCAAGACCGGCACAAAGGCGCTGCCTCAGGTAAGGCATGACAATCACTCGACTGAGTGAACGTGATACCACCGTTAACACCAGTTCATGAGCCCACGCTCACTTGCTTGCCAGGATGATTTAGCTAGGCTGGCTTGTGATGCCTATCAGAGGACGCTCTTGAGACACACCAATTGGTATGCTCCTTGTATTTGGTTTGTTTTGATTTAATTGCACAATGCGCACGCAATCTAAATAAAAACAAAACCCTACGCTAGGTCTTGGCTTGTGCCAAAATCCTGGTATCACTGCGCACCACAGGCGATGCCAAAAAGTAACAGAGTGTATCTTAGCGGACACGGTGCTGAGGTCTTTCTCATATTTGTCACTTTTTTGCCGATAGGGTAGATTTTGCGTGCTCCAAAATTGTTTGGTGGGGTTATCCCATTCCAGCCCCTTTTCCGAGCAATTTACCGAGTTTTCCCAGTCCTTTGCACTTTCCCTCAATACACAACCCAGTCCCACGGGGCTTGCAGGTGACTACCCTGGGAGCGGTTCTTTAGCTGTCACTACAAGCGTATGACTTGCTATTGGTCAGCTGGTTGTCAATTGATTTACTGCATCACGACCTGGCTGCAAAGACTTACTGGGCTTGATATTAAGCGGATCACCAAGTCAAGGGTGCTGTCGCGTTAATCACTTGATTAGCTCCCCTCATGCCGCGAGCCATGACCTTAGATATGACCGCTCATTTTTAGTTGTCATTGTTATGTCATCGAGTGTTTTTTAACCTCAAATATCGGTTGGGATGTCCTCATTGGTCCTGCTCAATTTTTAGATGCCACAGGCGCGCACAGCCGCCTCTAATACATGGATAACTGCTATGCCTGATCCCGATAACACACCTCAGCGTCCGGAGGAGACGCCGCCCAGCACTCCACCGCCCAACGCCCCACCGCGGACGCCACCTCCTGCGCAGCCTCCCTCGCCCCGGCGCGGTCGCTTTGCCCAAAATCCACCCCTGGACGCAAGCGACACAGACTCCTACTTTGAAAAGCTCCTCAAATACATTCCTGCCGATATCGTCGCGGCCTTTGTCGCGCTTGACGGCATCCTTAAGCAAGGTGGCAACGACCCAATCTGGCTTTCCTGGGCTGTATTTGGAGCACTCCTTGTGCTCACTCCGTTTTACATTTGCTACATCAAAACCACTCCGCCAGGCATTGTCACTGCCAAGACATTTCACTGGGC
Proteins encoded in this region:
- the alkB gene encoding DNA oxidative demethylase AlkB; this encodes MTLNLFSDSQISWQEPLESGAVILRGYALKDQTAIMTGVDTVITQAPFRHMITPGGFEMSVAMTNCGSCGWVTDRTGYRYDSIDPLSTTPWPPMPEAFTQLATCAAATAGFTSFAPDACLVNRYEPGSRMTLHQDKNEWDFDAPIVSVSLGLPATFLFGGAERSDKTRRVLLNHGDVVVWGGPARLRYHGVLPLKAGYHPLVGGHRINLTFRKAR
- the ada gene encoding bifunctional DNA-binding transcriptional regulator/O6-methylguanine-DNA methyltransferase Ada, which produces MSKINPTKAPNQRQLDETASTVASSDKRWEALTRRDKSCDGQFYYSVKTTGVYCRPSCGARLPLPANIAFYDTQDEAVAAGFRPCKRCKPDKQSLAQQHTATISDACQLIATSAQAAATIPSLDELASHAGLSTYHFHRLFKSITGLTPKAYGQAQRAQIMRDKLNEADTVTTAIYDAGYNSAGRFYTESDNVLGMKPSDYKAGGANTEIRFAIAQCSLGALLVAKSERGICSILLGDDAHELACDLQDRFPHANIIGDDESFAEIVAQVVGFVEAPAIGLDLPLDVRGTAFQQRVWQALREIPPGTTVSYTDVANKIGSPQSVRAVATACAANAIAIAIPCHRVVRSDGSISGYRWGVERKRELLKRESSTTP
- a CDS encoding class I SAM-dependent methyltransferase, with the protein product MTNQQEQAHRTQRASAHDWDARYRDADLPWDSGTPADELVAYFASLAKDNLPGAVLEVGCGTGTNAVWLAQQGCKVTATEIAPTALAMAQERAQKAGVEVELGLIDICVTAPVAAASQDFAFDRGVYHVIPVASRPAFVASLAAGLKTGGHWLSVAGSKDEHRDNPDEGPPQLSAVELLQDVEPLFALVKLERSSFVLPNGKVHLAWVALYAKR
- a CDS encoding GNAT family N-acetyltransferase; this encodes MLSRLRAAKRDHLTDPPGIHNTTPNRQTSTNAIISKRAHKTQTQMTPASPNQYFMQSARVGFRWWQADDLTAAMSLWGDPQVTRLFTKDPLTQEQVTQRLAAELKNAQEHHIQYWPIFSLSDDSHIGCAGLRPYAADTLELGFHLKPAYWGQGLATEVGQRVIRYAFANQLAKAIFAGHHPDNQSSRNTLLKLGFIGTAAQYYQPTGLYHPSYLLYRDTPDCTPTCTTRLATPQDARALAIVHCYAIKDTFSSTIADYVKARSLAYCEEAWERRFANNECATIALIRGEQIVGFASVAPLKEDDESAGLLDRIYIHPAAWGNGFGNTLIQWCETTLKTQGYKTIKLWVFAVNERARRFYEKHGYNLDGHSKQDYGATLLRYSKSLWD